TTCCCTGGAAAAGAGGAACTGATCTAGACtttgagagagaaaaatatttctGCATTAAGACTTTTTttcttagaagaaaaaaaaactgcaaagtaATAGGTTTGTCTTTAGTAATTTCAAAAATCGTGGGATGCTGGTGTCATTTAATTTGAACAAGCAAACATCAACACTTTCCTTTCTGTAGCCTATAGTAGGTAGATAGATGATTAACTAGGCTAGGATCCCTCGTAGTGACCACTCAGCACCCTCTCTAATATAAACGAACTGGTCGAAAATAAGACTcagattgtattttatttgtgttggttTGTTTTGCAATACCGATTTTTAATCATCTGTTTTGCAGAAGTTGCAGAGCTGGACCCTGCTAGAATGGTATGGAAATttccttttttataattttacatgTGGCCTCGTCTGTATTATGCATCCATCTCTATAATTTATTGCGAAGCTCAcgtgggcaaaaaaaaaaaaaaaaagaatcttttaatatttcacttacaTTTTAATTGTTGGTTTGAAGCTATGCTCCACATTGCATTTTGTAACTGCACTGAAATGCGTTTAAAATAACCTTAAGACTATATTACAGTAATAGCATGCTCTTTATAAATGGTATTTAATAATCAATAAACCATTTCACAGTAGCCACCATATATTAGAATATAAATAATTCGCGGAGATCAAAGTTAATATCCATTACCCACACACATACCGCAGCTCTCTGTGTAGGacttttaacattttctttttagcGTATGCCAAGGCACGCATGTATGGCTATTTAAAACAGtgctttaaaattaattttgcaccaTCCACACTATTGTATCTGCTCCATTAGAGATGGGGAATAGCGTAATTCATTTATGCAGCCAGCACAGTAAATATTCCatttgaaaaatgtgatgtattcATGCTTGgtacaaatatacacaatattcatGATGCGTGATAGCCATTGCGTGATGAGGATAAAGCGCAGAGCAAGAGAAGGTACATTAGGTGCCAGTGGTGTAGGAGGAACTCGTTTAGCAGTGGTACTCAGTGCAATATGTATCCCTAGTCCTGAacagatttaattattttaagaGTCTATGTTTAAgagcagacccccccccccccccccctcctaaatGTTTGGGATACTTCTGCCCAGCATTTGGacaattatccccccccccccttttctctgAATACCACTGTTGAGCAGAAATTGCTGAGCGATACAGTTTTTCCCTCATTGTCTCTAAGCAGAAAGGGTTAAAGTTCCTACCCCCTGGCTGGACACTCATTCAAATAAGAATCGATTGGGAATTTTTATCGGCACTATTCAGGACTAAAAGAAACACATATTGCTCCTATTAAGAGTGCAGCATTAACTCTAAGGgaggtgtatgtgtgtgagtatatatgtgtgtatgtgtgtgtgtttgtatatatatatatatatatatatatatatatatatatatatatatatatatatgtgtatatatatatggataaatatatatacacacacacacacatatatatgtatatatatatatatatatatatatatatatatatatataaaaacacacacacacacacacgtgtgtgtgtgtgtgtgtgtgtgtgtgtgtgtgtgtatgtatgtatgcacacagtaacacacacacTGGGGAAGAGTTGTAGCTGCTCCCCTGCTCGCTCTTAATTTGTGCCAAGAAGAAGCCACACTATTGCTGTCCTTGTACACTTAtattgtgatatattttattacaactTTTGCACAACAGCGTTTATCAGCACCTTCTGGGATAGGCTAAAAAGAATTATGCAAAGAATTATgctttaactatatatatatatatatatatatatatatatatatatatataaaaataacatttgcatTGTTGTGGTGTATATAGTTACGGGACAATCATGAAGAtgctttatattgtttatttgttcgTTTTCATATAAACGTTTATACTGTAGTCGTCTCGCCTACTTAGTTTCAGGCTTGCTAATTTCTATTTTTGTTCATCCTTTCATGTCTTCAAGTGCAAAAAAAATGCTTCTATCTATCATCATGTTTGTACTTCACATATTTTCCGTAGTCCACAGCATTTTTACCTTATTTTCATTTTCCAAGTTTCACCACATGGGGGCGCTATGTATGTTCCTTTGGAGTCTTACTTTAAAGTTCTCACTATTGTTGCGAAACGCTGAAACAAAAACAAGAGACttgtttattaaaacaaacaaaagacaCAAGTCTGCAAACTCAACTGATTTAGTGGGTGCCTGATAGGCAAGATTCAAGAAATGCACTAAAGCCAAGATTCAAGAAATGCACTAAAGCCAGAACAGAGACAAAAAAGTTTGAGAACATTTGCGAGAATACGATGCACGTAGAAACTCTTTTGCATATTTTGCAATTAGtccacacttttttaaaaaaatataaaaagtttggTTAAACATTGCAggaacatttattattatacatgcaACGTGAACGTTGCATGTATAATGCAACACATACTGTTTTGGCAATAtagattttataatatatttatacttttgaAGACCCTGTGAGTCCCTCAACTCTgcccccaatatatatatatatatatatatatatatatatatatatatacttagagGCTTAGAGGTGGAGAGGGGCGCTCAGAgtcttataaaatatattataacatcGATATAAAAccgataatatatatatatatatatatatatatatatatatatataaatatatatttcactctatatattacagtgtgtgtgtgtgtgtgtgtgtgtgtgtgtgtgtgtgtgtgtgtgtgtgtgtgtgtgtgtgttaaaagtTAACCCTTTTGTTACTGAAGGTGATGCATGGCAACTCTTGGTTATGTATGAGCTTGACTTTACTTTGGTGTGACTTTTTTAAATAACCCAATTGACTGAGAGTGTGCATAGACCAGAAAAGTGTTTTGACTCCAAAGTTTAATTAATCTCTTCTTGCAATAAGAGAACTGGAGTCCGTTCAGGACTATTGTGCAGCTTTGTTCACATCGTGCAAGGCCATAGTTCTAGCAATGCTGCTCTGTAGACTGAAGTACAGTATGTGGCTATGTAGTGAGAGTTGAAAGCAGCTCTACACGGGAGAACAGATTGGGTTTTGGCATTGCCTGGTCTTGTTCAAGCAGTAGCTTGTCAGCTGACTTCTCCTCTATCTGTCACTTTTcatttcccccctcccctcctgccccACTCTAATGCAAATCTCGCCATTCCCTCTGCAAGCATTGGACAGCACCGCCTGGAGCCCGACCCTCTCGCCTCGTGATGAGGCGCTGGGCATATAAGTAGGAGGCTTGCATAGGAAAGCACAGATGACATCCAGAGCTATACACCACTCTCTGAGAGTGTCTTCATTAAAGGCACTGTCTGCCTCCTCCTCCTACACCAACCCCCCAAAAAGTTCCCTGATCCAGTTCTCAGTGCAGCAGCTGGAAGTTACAATATACAGCCAGTGAGGACTGAGTATATCCCTGAGGCTGGCAGGAGGGAGGCTGCCCCTTCTTTTCTGCGCTGGGATTTTTGCCAAGCTCAGCGAAAAGAAAGAGCTGAGTAAGGAAGATCTACTGGGAACAGCAAGCAGTGAATTTCGACATATTTCTTTCTGCCTTCTACTAAAGCTCCGAGTACAAGTTTCTTGCACTGGACTTGGGTGTGCAGCTGAGGCACACTCAGGGTGCAGAACTGGAGTGACCCGACGTGACCAGTATGGCCGGAGAGCTGCCCATTGGAACAGAAATACCAACCAGTCCACTTGCCATGGAGTATGTCAATGACTTTGATTTGATGAAGTTTGATGTCAAGAAAGAACCACTGAACGGCAGAGCAGATCGTCCAATCCGACAGTGCAACCGCTTGCAGCCTACCGGCTCCGTGTCTTCCACCCCCATCAGCACACCTTGCAGCTCAGTGCCCTCCTCCCCAAGCTTTAGCCCGACCGAGCAGAAGACTCACCTGGACGATCTGTACTGGATGGCGAACAGTTACCAGCAGGTTAACCCAGAGGCTCTGAACCTCACCCCAGAGGACGCTGTAGAAGCCCTCATAGGACCTCACCAGATACCACCGCAGCTGCAACCCTTTGATGGCTACAGAGGTCACCCCCAtcacaaccatcatcatcatcacagccaTCATCACCAAAATCATCACCAGTACCAGAACCTCCCCCATGAAGAACTGGTCCATCCTCAACAGCACCcacaccatcaccaccaccaccaccatcaccaggCTTCTCCGTCCCCATCCAGCTCTTCCACCtcctcccagcagctccagaacaGCCACCAGCAACACCAGTCAAACAACCAGATAGAAGATAGGTTCTCTGATGACCAGCTGGTCTCTATGTCTGTCCGAGAGCTCAACAGGCATCTGAGGGGCTTCACCAAGGACGATGTCATCCGCCTGAAGCAGAAGAGGAGAACTCTGAAAAACAGGGGTTACGCACAGTCCTGCAGGTACAAGAGGGTGCAGCAGAAACACCACCTGGAGAACGAGAAGACCCAGCTCATCCAGCAGGTggaacagctgaaacaagaggtcaACCGGCTGGTCAGAGAACGAGATGCCTACAAGATGAAGTGCGAGAAAATGACCAACACCAGCTTCAGGGAGGCCGGGTCCACCAGCGACAACCCATCTTCTCCAGAATTCTTCATGTGAGTTTCCCTCTGACATCTCCATCCagaactgtgtagaggggtgggggggggggggggggagggtttcaTGGTCACACGAATTGCGCACCCACTTTTTGTACACTATTctgctggggagggggggggaaacatgGGTGCACACGAGAACGTGAGACTAATGCTACTCTGCTGGATGTTATTTTGGGGGTGAtaccagcttgtttttttttgggggggggggggaaggggagggtGCGGGATAAGAGAAGTATGAGAGAGGACGTTGGCAATGCTTTGAAATGCCACCAAGGACTATGTTGGACAATAACACTGCCACTTCGGAAGGAGAAAAGAACAAAGTAACAAACTTTGCATACAAAATTTTTCATATATATCAGCTTTGAGTGATAGAAAACAAAGACAACTGAAATTGATCAGGTGGGACATTAAGTGCACCCCTATCCCCCATGGTTTTATTGCCTGCTTGATTatctagaaaatataaaaaatctgcattaaaaatattaatcCTGCATGCTGGACATGTATGGTAATACTTTCTATTTTGTACCATTATCTTGTTTAGTCTGAGCATGCTTTCCCTTGGCTCATACCTCAAACATTCATTAGTTCTGTTTTAGGTGTACCTGTCTGTTGCTAGATGCTTAACCTGTAAATATTAAGCAATTTTCATCTATCTCCAACATTTCACATGCTTAGTGTAAGTACTCTTGTCTCATAGGTAGAAATCGTGGGCATTTTCTTTCATTGTGTTAAGAAAAAAGTTTTGTCCATGTGGTGCATTTAACATTTTGCCCCCTactttttattgcaatttttttttattactttttttactttttttaagcaCAACTGAATGAAAACCCAATTTTCCGATTTACAATGGTGTCATAGTGGTTGGGGGTGACCATTGAGAATTTGTTATAGATCTTTGGACTAGTATATTACTAGCTGGAGTTTATTTTCTCCCAGAAATTGTCTAGAATCCGGGTTTAACACTTTAGGCACCAGAGCGACCTAGAATATTGTACAGCCGGCTTTCCTTTCCAGGCTgttgtgttatttttttcccccaagaatACCATAGGAACTGTATTATTCCCCCTTAACATAAAACACCAGTATCTGAGTTTAATTCTTGCTGACACCAGGATTGTGTAAATCTGCTATAACATACTCTCTAAGGACAAAAGCAAGGCTATGTTGTGACAGCTTAAATGGTGACTTATATAGATACTAAATGCTTTCTATCAACTCTGCTACTAAGCGTTATGTTCTCTTGCTTATTTGCTAGTACACCAGCTAGCAAGTGAatttatttccttatttttttctcctgctcagtttatttatatatatatacatatatgtagcaGTTATTTGCAGCTGGTTGCTGTGcagtttcatttattttctgcagGTCAGTAAAAGTTAAGTGATGCTTTGGGATCACAGTATACcaaattaagagaaaaaaaacattttatatatatatatatatatatatatatatatatatatatatatatatattatgtatgtatgtttcttttttgttCCTTTGAGATTTTTGCACTGCTGGTGCAGAtgcattttaatttttgtttataaatTAATGGTAGTAAACGGGATTGTGTAGACAAGCATGATGCTTACAGTCTTAAAAATACTGAGGGTTTTTTTTCGTCAATGCATCAGCAATGATCTGTAGGGGTTTTTATTACTTTCTTTTATTTCCTGATTCAACTGTGTTGAAATCATGTCTCCAGCAACGTGCTGGTTTTATTTCATGTAGATTCTGAAGGGATAAATTTCAAACCCTGCTTCtgataatacaaaaaaacaaaaaaacaaacctaaaagTTCAAACCTGGTCTATTGTAGTTTTTGTTCAGACtggtttctgttttttgttaataaagttGTTTCCTATTTTGCTTATTAAAATCATTGAAATGGCGCATGTTATATGGACTGGTCTATTTATTCCTGTGTGTTTTTTCCTGTACTAGATTTATATAGCTTATAATGAATGGGCCATAGAATAGCATAAGTAATGTAAGGATAACTAAGAACTTCTGTAGACATTTGAAACGGCAACtggatagatacatagatagatacatagatagatagatagatagatagatagatagatagatagatagatatatctgtAAAACTGAAGGCAGTTACTACATGTGTGTAAGATGTTTTTGGAAACTCCACTACCTTTGATTATTGTACTTTGCACAGTTATAGTATAAGTTCAGGGTCCACTGTGTTCTGTCATAAACTAATCAGCTGGCCTTCGGACTGAATTTAAACAATCATTGACATACATTGTCACATAGCACATGCACACAACTGGCACATGCTAATCCCTTCCATTCATTCATTGCAATCCTTAGATCATGGCGCTTGTTAACTATTACGTGCCCATCCGCTACGTGTGGACTGGTAAATGGGTTGCGTGCTATAAACTTGCCAGTTTTTAAAAGCAACTTTTATAGATTCATTGCAATTTAAACACCCTTCACTTCCTTGTAAATTCAGTGTGCGAATGAAGAGCTAAAAAACTAAATGACTACCGTGTCCGTTCTTTGTTAATAGCCTTAGACATGTAAGGGAGAATAGCTCcttaaattacagcatttgcacTCACCACCCACCTTGACTATAGTAGGTTTCAGTTATCTAATAAATTGGGGATTGTCAGTGCAAAGATTCAAATGGAATAAACTGTATTTGAAAATTTGAGGTTACTGTCAAAACTgataaaacccaaaaaacaaacgtCCCTGTTTGGGCTCTTGTTTTTGTAGTTAAATTGTGAAATCTACAGCGATAGTTGGGTATATGTAATACAAAATGCATAATCTAAataggtcatatatatatatatatatatatatatatatatatatatatataggattaaTAGACTACAACTACGCAAAAGCCATTTGAGAATCAGGACTTAATCTGATTTTATATATGCTTTGTTCATAAATATTCTCCCCCATTACACTTTTTATGCAGGGTTGAAATAAGCTCTGGAACAACATAATTTGCTCCCCATTGGCTGATAACGTCGGTTGTCTTTGCAGTGAACGCTTACATTTGTTTCCTGTAAGCAGGGCAAGAAATCATAGACAATAATAGCAATAAGGTATCgatcacattttcattttttttattgcatctttTTTAGAAGACTTTGCCAAGCGCCCAAAAGTTGGAATCTGCCGGTATTTGCCGAAAAGTCTGAAAAACCTGCAACACTCACAGCAGTGTTTAAAGTGTATTAATCCCGCTTCCTACTGATTTTAACACCTCTGCTGCCACGGAGGTCTGCAACAGGTTCCTCTGTGATATGTCGCAATCTTGTGGAGGCGCAGGGGTTAATGTGTTTGGTTTGGCAGTGACTGTGAAATCTGGAGCGGAATATGGTGGGAACTGCCATAGCATATTACTGTGCTTTCATGCATGTAGTGAATAAATGGCTAGActaattaaacaacaaaaaaaggaaaaaaaaagacaaaaaaaataaagaaacgtCCCTTTGAGTAGCAGCAATGGCATGACTCTCCTCTGTGTCTCTGCTGGGTAATGCGTCCAGCAGTCCAATTCAAAGTTCAGGGCTTAGCACAGATAACATTTCCCCGGCCCAGAGCCCAGGTCGCTTCCTGGTGTATTTGCCATTCATCTGTCAAACTGGAGAGCTATCTGGCAATCCTGTTGGGATAAACCATATGGAATTATGTGCAGCCTGCATATGATTTTGCAgaagagcttgcagtctaataTGCATCGCGGGACCATTCCACCCTAGCTAGCACTTCGTTTATTATTTACTGTAGCAAAATCAGCACAAAAGTGTTGCACAATAATCCTCTGAACAATCCACATTCTTCTagtagagtatttttttttttttacttgaaatgCCACAAACGTTTCTTTCGGCtttctttttaaaagaaaataaataaatgaatgtcagATATGCAAAGTGCATTATGTAGTGTACATCAGACTGGTGCTCAGCGAGAGCTGCTGCTATGGAATGTGGAAATGGTGATACTTGGGGAGGTTAGCTGTCCCTGAAAATAGCCCTCTGCAGAGCTTTGTGTCTTTCAAGCTCCACTCACCCCTGGGTAACTTGCATTTTTATCAgattttatatgtgtatatatatatatatatatatatatatatatacatataatttatatatttgcacatacTCTTTCCAGAATGGTCAATTTTCAGGTGTCTGGACAATTTACTGCTTAGAGCTGGTTCATGCTTTTTGGGTTATTTGATAACGATTCTTATCAATGCATTCCTTACTGAGCTTCTTAAAGAGCTGTCACACAAAACTGCTGAACGCACCCTTAGAATTATTCTTTTATACACATGGACATAGAGGATATACACATgatgtttttttgcaaatatgATTGCCTTTAAATTTGCTTGACATACATAGTGTACTTATCTATACTTGTTATTGATGGGTTCGGACTTTAATTACTAAAAAGGAAACAAgtgttatatacttaaaaaaaaagatttttcaaaatACCTAAACACTCAAtcctttttatttaaagaaattgaAATGATTATTTCATAGATCCTCCTGTTGTTTAGAAATCCGTTGATGTGTTGGAGCCCTTtacgtatgtgtgtatatgtacgtgTATACATCCAGTGTATCCGTATCTGTGGCTCGCTCTCTCGCTACATTTGGACTACGGCTAAACTCTCCCCTCTCACTGGAACAATCGCACTATTTATGTGGTTATGTTATTATACATTAAATGAATCACTTATTCATTTGCCTCTTGGAAGGTCAAGCCCTGGATTTTGCTGTGTGGCTGTTGATTCCATTTATCACTGATGGGTGAGTTGATCAGCAAGAGTGCTTGTCCAAAATTCCCCACAGAAAACGCAGGGATCGGCATTTCTATCAAGTGGAAAAATGAATCCATCCAGATTCTTATGGAAAGAACAGGAAGTAGGAATCATTTTTAACCAAAAAAGCTGGTTTCTAACATAGCATACAAAGCCGCAAAGTCCTATGTATAAGGGGTAGACGTGTAACTCTTTCCTATTGCAGATCAGTGTCCAGCAACTATCAAATCAAAGGAATTTCCTCCATTCATTCCCCTCATTTTGTGGTCTGTGCTGATTTGCACATTTTATATGTCAGGAGAACCTTTGCGctgaaattttatttttgttttacaccTTTGTGCTTAATAAACGCTTCAGAAAAACAGGTTTAACGTGCTCCATGTCAGTTCCCTATAGACACAATGTCATGTGGATTTGACAGCATTGATGTACGGTATGGTTGTGCAGACGCACTGCCAGCAAAAGTACAGCAATAGAAAAGCTGATGCATTTTTATTATTCTCCTAATTATAAAAGCCATTTCATCATTATGCTGCCCTAAAACAATCCGCAGCATACCCCTCTTTCATATATAGCGTTAAAACACAGCAATCAAGCTTGTTCCACATTATCCACAAGAcccgttctctcttacctgtctgtttACAGTCACCTTCCCCTCTCCAGCGTACTTAGTGTTGCATATTTAAGCAGCTCATACATCAAGCAGGCAGTGGTGACGTCAATAGCCTCAGCGTACATATGTACCAGCGTCTTCCATAAATGGACTGTACCTCGCTCTCTTGGCACGTAAACGCTTCTTTCCTGCAGATAAGTTGAAGTTGGGTCAAGAAACAGAGTCAGGGCCTGCGGGGAAAAACAAGGCTCTCTGGGCCCACCGCTCAAAATATGGCCTATATTAGATGTATTCTTCAGCACTCCCTTGTCTGCCTTTCTCTTAGCACATGTGCCTGGTCCTCTAGTACGTCCAAATTCTCTTTAGATGTTTCTATCCATACAGGTCCCCATCAGCTTTTCCTTAGTCGTACTTATAGGAAGATGTTACAATTAATATAATTTGAAATGGAAATAAATTATTGAGCGTTCATGTTTACAAGGTGCGTTAGCTCAAGTGTGTAGTCTTGTTTCAGTCTTGCCTTCTTAATATGGACAGTGGCCTATGTCAGGTAATATTTTGGTAAAGATGTCTTCATTTCTGTAGGGTCTGctactgtatattgtgtattacatattatatgttaTCGTGTGAAACCTCTCACTTAGCTCAGATA
The nucleotide sequence above comes from Mixophyes fleayi isolate aMixFle1 chromosome 6, aMixFle1.hap1, whole genome shotgun sequence. Encoded proteins:
- the MAFB gene encoding transcription factor MafB, which produces MAGELPIGTEIPTSPLAMEYVNDFDLMKFDVKKEPLNGRADRPIRQCNRLQPTGSVSSTPISTPCSSVPSSPSFSPTEQKTHLDDLYWMANSYQQVNPEALNLTPEDAVEALIGPHQIPPQLQPFDGYRGHPHHNHHHHHSHHHQNHHQYQNLPHEELVHPQQHPHHHHHHHHHQASPSPSSSSTSSQQLQNSHQQHQSNNQIEDRFSDDQLVSMSVRELNRHLRGFTKDDVIRLKQKRRTLKNRGYAQSCRYKRVQQKHHLENEKTQLIQQVEQLKQEVNRLVRERDAYKMKCEKMTNTSFREAGSTSDNPSSPEFFM